The following proteins come from a genomic window of Enterobacter sp. RHBSTW-00175:
- a CDS encoding recombinase family protein produces the protein MGHRAAIYCRVSTADQSCERQEFDLRAFAGRAGYDVVGIFKETGSGTKLDRAERKKVLALAQSRQIDAILVTELSRWGRSTLDLLNTLRELENWKVSVIAMNGMAFDLSSPYGRMLATFLSGIAEFERDLISERVKSGLAVAKARGKRLGRQAGVRPKSDRLLPKVVAMRAEGRSYRWIARELGISKNTVADIVQRHRANA, from the coding sequence TTGGGACATCGTGCCGCCATTTACTGCCGGGTTTCAACAGCGGATCAGTCTTGTGAACGCCAGGAATTTGATCTGCGAGCCTTCGCCGGCCGTGCCGGCTACGACGTGGTGGGAATATTTAAGGAAACAGGTTCAGGAACTAAACTCGACCGGGCCGAGCGAAAGAAAGTCCTGGCGCTTGCCCAGTCCAGACAAATTGATGCAATCCTGGTCACTGAGCTTTCCCGGTGGGGGCGCTCGACGCTCGATCTGCTCAATACGCTACGTGAACTGGAGAACTGGAAGGTTTCCGTGATAGCCATGAATGGAATGGCGTTCGATCTTTCGTCGCCGTATGGACGAATGCTGGCGACGTTTCTTTCCGGCATTGCGGAGTTTGAGCGGGATCTCATCAGCGAGCGGGTCAAGTCAGGCCTTGCTGTTGCGAAGGCACGTGGTAAGAGGCTTGGTCGTCAGGCCGGAGTGCGACCAAAATCAGACCGACTTTTGCCTAAGGTGGTTGCGATGAGGGCCGAGGGACGCAGCTATCGCTGGATCGCACGCGAGCTCGGTATCAGCAAGAATACCGTCGCTGACATCGTGCAACGACACAGAGCTAACGCTTAG
- a CDS encoding IS110-like element IS4321 family transposase has product MENIALIGIDLGKNSFHIHCQDRRGKAVYRKKFTRPKLIEFLATCPATTIAMEACGGSHFMARKLEELGHSPKLISPQFVRPFVKSNKNDFVDAEAICEAASRPSMRFVQPRTESQQAMRALHRVRESLVQDKVKTTNQMHAFLLEFGISVPRGAAVISRLSTILEDNSLPLYLSQLLLKLQQHYHYLVEQIKDLESQLKRKLDEDEVGQRLLSIPCVGTLTASTISTEIGDGKQYASSRDFAAATGLVPRQYSTGGRTTLLGISKRGNKKIRTLLVQCARVFIQKLEHQSGKLADWVRDLLCRKSNFVVTCALANKLARIAWALTARQQTYVA; this is encoded by the coding sequence ATGGAAAACATTGCGCTCATTGGTATCGATCTGGGTAAAAACTCTTTCCATATTCATTGCCAGGATCGTCGCGGGAAGGCTGTTTACCGTAAAAAATTTACCCGGCCAAAGTTGATCGAATTTTTGGCGACATGCCCCGCTACAACCATCGCAATGGAAGCCTGTGGCGGTTCTCACTTTATGGCACGCAAGTTGGAAGAGTTGGGGCATTCCCCAAAGCTGATATCACCACAATTTGTCCGCCCGTTCGTTAAAAGCAATAAAAACGACTTTGTCGACGCCGAAGCTATTTGTGAAGCTGCATCGCGTCCGTCTATGCGTTTTGTGCAGCCCAGAACGGAATCTCAGCAGGCAATGCGGGCTCTGCATCGTGTCCGTGAATCCCTGGTTCAGGATAAGGTAAAAACAACCAATCAAATGCATGCTTTTCTGCTGGAATTTGGCATTAGCGTTCCCCGAGGAGCTGCCGTTATTAGCCGACTGAGTACCATTCTTGAGGATAATAGTTTGCCTCTTTACCTCAGCCAGTTATTGCTGAAATTACAACAGCATTATCACTATCTTGTTGAGCAGATTAAAGATTTGGAATCCCAGTTGAAACGAAAGTTGGACGAAGATGAGGTTGGACAGCGCTTGCTGAGCATTCCCTGCGTCGGAACACTGACAGCGAGTACTATTTCAACTGAGATTGGCGACGGGAAGCAGTACGCCAGCAGCCGTGACTTTGCGGCGGCAACAGGGCTTGTACCTCGGCAGTACAGCACGGGAGGTAGGACGACATTGCTGGGAATTAGTAAGCGAGGTAATAAAAAGATCCGAACTTTGTTGGTTCAATGTGCCAGGGTATTCATACAAAAACTGGAACACCAGTCTGGCAAATTGGCCGATTGGGTCAGGGATTTACTGTGCCGGAAAAGCAACTTTGTCGTCACTTGTGCTCTGGCAAACAAGCTGGCCAGAATAGCCTGGGCCCTAACGGCACGACAGCAAACTTATGTAGCATAA
- a CDS encoding sigma-70 family RNA polymerase sigma factor: MEQLNGTPPCLMKAWKKHEHELLCWLLRQVGNEADADDLIQETFLRAIRQHGKFCAIVNARAWLFEVARHLLIDKSRQQRPFMPLHDDLSLPDNTPETVDSLAGCLPRILDKMAESDRIILTLCDLEGMKQADFADRNGLTLAATKSRLSRARDRLHRKLSSNCQIRLDEYGRVCCFTPK; this comes from the coding sequence ATGGAGCAACTGAACGGCACGCCGCCTTGCCTTATGAAGGCGTGGAAGAAGCATGAACACGAACTTCTTTGCTGGTTACTCAGACAAGTGGGTAATGAGGCTGATGCTGATGATCTGATACAGGAAACCTTTCTCCGGGCAATACGACAACATGGGAAATTCTGTGCCATCGTGAATGCCAGAGCCTGGCTGTTTGAGGTTGCCCGGCATCTGCTTATTGATAAAAGCCGCCAGCAGCGTCCATTTATGCCTCTCCACGATGATTTATCATTGCCGGATAATACGCCTGAAACTGTCGACTCACTGGCTGGTTGTCTGCCCCGCATCCTGGATAAAATGGCAGAGTCTGATCGGATTATCCTTACGCTCTGTGATCTTGAGGGGATGAAACAGGCTGATTTTGCAGACCGAAATGGTCTGACACTTGCGGCAACCAAATCGCGTTTATCCCGGGCGAGGGATAGGCTGCATAGGAAACTTTCCAGCAATTGCCAGATCAGACTGGATGAGTATGGTCGGGTATGTTGTTTCACTCCCAAGTGA
- a CDS encoding permease, with protein MFQIFTDFATWLVYECLSLSPATKLGEAIHFFVEDVSKIFVLLLVMIYFVAILRASLDIERVRNYLAGKHRGMGYLLGSCFGAVTPFCSCSSIPVFLGFTSAGIPLGITMAFLITSPLINEVAVLLLVSLLGWKFTLIYIAVGMAVGMAGGAFLDRIKAERWLADFAADALRDGQQHQTDEIRQSTMAPHMPLSKRHAFAKEETLTIFKRVWLWVILGVGLGAALHGFVPDGWIASHLGAGQWWTVPVAVLVGIPLYSNATGVIPVMESLITNGLPVGTTLAFCMSTVAASFPEFILLKQVMKWQLLCTLLLLLLTSFTLVGWIFNVVFPLIP; from the coding sequence ATGTTCCAGATTTTCACTGATTTTGCCACCTGGCTGGTCTATGAATGCCTTAGTCTGAGTCCTGCAACCAAACTCGGGGAGGCGATCCACTTTTTTGTCGAAGACGTGAGCAAAATTTTCGTTCTCTTGCTGGTCATGATCTACTTTGTGGCCATACTACGGGCCTCGCTGGATATTGAGAGGGTAAGAAACTATCTTGCAGGTAAGCACCGTGGAATGGGGTATTTACTGGGCTCCTGCTTTGGCGCCGTTACTCCGTTCTGTTCCTGCTCAAGTATCCCGGTATTTCTGGGGTTTACTTCGGCTGGTATCCCCCTCGGGATTACCATGGCCTTTCTCATCACATCCCCCCTTATCAATGAAGTCGCCGTCCTGCTTCTGGTCAGCCTGCTCGGATGGAAGTTCACGCTCATTTATATTGCTGTCGGAATGGCTGTTGGTATGGCTGGCGGTGCTTTTCTTGATCGGATTAAGGCCGAACGCTGGTTAGCCGATTTTGCCGCCGATGCCCTCAGAGACGGGCAGCAACATCAAACTGATGAGATCCGACAATCTACCATGGCACCGCATATGCCTCTCTCAAAGCGACATGCCTTTGCTAAAGAGGAAACTCTCACCATTTTTAAGCGTGTCTGGCTCTGGGTCATTCTCGGAGTAGGACTTGGTGCGGCATTGCATGGATTTGTGCCCGACGGATGGATCGCGTCGCATCTCGGTGCCGGTCAGTGGTGGACTGTCCCTGTAGCTGTGCTGGTTGGCATACCTCTCTATTCCAATGCTACCGGTGTGATCCCTGTGATGGAGAGTCTGATCACGAACGGCCTGCCAGTGGGGACAACTCTGGCTTTTTGCATGAGCACTGTGGCTGCCAGCTTTCCTGAGTTCATTCTGCTCAAACAGGTGATGAAGTGGCAATTACTGTGCACCCTGCTGTTGCTGTTGTTGACCTCTTTCACACTGGTTGGCTGGATTTTTAACGTTGTATTCCCGTTAATTCCCTGA
- a CDS encoding thioredoxin family protein, with product MKHVKVLGTGCSGCKTTIRLIQQVADERGVAIQLEKVESLSEIMKHKVMATPAVVVDNIVVHTGGIPSRDIIESWL from the coding sequence ATGAAGCATGTAAAAGTACTGGGTACAGGCTGTTCCGGTTGTAAAACAACCATCCGCCTTATCCAGCAGGTGGCTGATGAGAGAGGCGTCGCTATTCAGCTTGAAAAAGTGGAGTCACTGTCTGAAATAATGAAACACAAAGTGATGGCGACCCCGGCGGTTGTCGTTGATAACATCGTTGTACATACCGGAGGAATACCATCAAGAGACATTATCGAAAGCTGGCTCTGA